A stretch of the Streptosporangiales bacterium genome encodes the following:
- a CDS encoding pyridoxal-phosphate dependent enzyme, protein MHEGGTPLVPLPRFGAAVGVPRLYAKNESANPTWSHKDRLCALAVSAARAVGADTVVAASTGNHGASLAAYAARAGMRCVILVLAQIS, encoded by the coding sequence ATGCACGAGGGCGGCACGCCGTTGGTGCCGCTGCCGCGGTTCGGTGCAGCGGTAGGCGTCCCGCGCCTGTACGCGAAGAACGAGTCGGCGAACCCGACCTGGTCGCACAAGGACCGGTTGTGCGCGCTGGCCGTATCAGCGGCGCGAGCCGTCGGGGCGGACACCGTCGTCGCCGCGTCCACCGGCAACCACGGCGCCTCGCTCGCGGCGTACGCGGCACGCGCCGGGATGCGCTGCGTCATCTTGGTTCTGGCACAAATTTCGTGA